One window from the genome of Salvia hispanica cultivar TCC Black 2014 unplaced genomic scaffold, UniMelb_Shisp_WGS_1.0 HiC_scaffold_648, whole genome shotgun sequence encodes:
- the LOC125199719 gene encoding probable carboxylesterase 2, with the protein MADEILHDFFPMLRVYRSGRIERLTGEDIVPPSIDSLTSVQSKDVEIEPEINLSARIYLPPNADPTKKLPLLVYYHGGGFVVGSAFSPLCHKHLILLVAQANIVAISVNYCLAPEFPLPIAFEDSWRALKWIAEGNDEWINEFADLTRVYLGGDSAGANIAHNIAMRVGSENPEGFNLQGIFLNCPAFGGEDPIGCETAEEFKKRAEFSKKLWHFICPSMKDRDEGWVNPGKDPKISGLGCGKVLVYVAGKDHLKDRGWYYKEVLSNCGWKGEIECVEVAEEDHVFSVLTPDNQVSMDMIKKVASFLNNY; encoded by the coding sequence ATGGCCGACGAAATTCTCCACGATTTCTTCCCAATGCTAAGAGTCTACAGAAGTGGCCGAATCGAGAGGCTTACTGGCGAAGATATCGTCCCCCCGTCTATAGATTCACTTACCTCCGTCCAATCCAAAGACGTCGAAATCGAGCCGGAGATCAACCTCTCCGCCCGAATCTACCTCCCTCCCAACGCCGACCCCACCAAAAAGCTCCCACTCCTCGTCTACTACCACGGCGGCGGCTTCGTCGTCGGATCCGCCTTCTCCCCGCTCTGTCATAAGCATCTCATTCTCTTAGTCGCACAAGCCAACATCGTCGCCATCTCGGTTAATTACTGTTTAGCCCCCGAATTCCCGCTCCCGATCGCGTTCGAGGACTCATGGCGCGCTCTCAAATGGATCGCCGAGGGCAATGATGAATGGATCAACGAATTCGCCGATCTGACACGTGTGTATTTAGGCGGGGACAGCGCGGGCGCGAATATAGCACACAACATCGCAATGAGGGTCGGTTCGGAGAATCCGGAGGGTTTTAACTTGCAAGGGATTTTCCTGAATTGCCCCGCCTTTGGGGGCGAGGATCCGATTGGGTGCGAAACGGCTGAGGAATTCAAGAAGAGGGCAGAGTTTTCTAAGAAACTGTGGCATTTTATTTGCCCGAGCATGAAGGATCGCGACGAAGGATGGGTGAATCCAGGTAAGGATCCGAAGATATCGGGTTTGGGTTGTGGAAAAGTGTTGGTTTATGTTGCGGGGAAGGATCACCTGAAGGATAGAGGGTGGTATTATAAGGAGGTGCTTAGCAATTGTGGGTGGAAGGGAGAAATTGAATGTGTTGAGGTTGCAGAGGAAGATCATGTATTTAGTGTGCTTACTCCAGATAATCAGGTATCAATGgatatgataaaaaaagtgGCTTCCTTTCTTAATAACTACTGA
- the LOC125199724 gene encoding probable carboxylesterase 2, with amino-acid sequence MADELLHTLLELFPNIKTLPTKVFVPPSLDPATGVQSKDVEIAAEINLSARIYLPPKADPTKKLPLLVYYHGGGFVFESAFSPLYHKHLNHLVAQANVVAVSVNYRLAPDFPLPIAFEDSWRALRWIAEGDEEWNNEFADLKRVYLGGDSAGGNIVHNIAMRVGSENPEGFDLQGIFLNCPFFGGVDPIGCETAEEFKKRTEFFQNMWGFVCPSLKDRDEGWVNPGKDPKISGLGCGKVLVYVAGNDSLKARGWYYKEVLSNCGWKGEIECVEVAGEDHVFSVFGPDNKAGIDMIKKVAFFINH; translated from the coding sequence ATGGCCGACGAATTACTCCACACTCTCCTCGAGCTCTTCCCTAACATCAAGACGCTACCCACCAAAGTTTTCGTCCCTCCATCTCTAGATCCAGCCACGGGCGTCCAATCCAAGGACGTCGAAATCGCGGCGGAGATCAATCTCTCCGCCCGGATTTACCTCCCGCCCAAGGCCGACCCCACCAAAAAGCTCCCGCTCCTCGTCTACTACCACGGCGGCGGCTTCGTCTTCGAATCCGCCTTCTCCCCGCTCTATCACAAGCACCTCAATCACTTAGTCGCCCAAGCCAACGTTGTCGCTGTCTCAGTTAATTACCGATTAGCCCCCGACTTCCCGCTCCCGATCGCGTTCGAGGATTCATGGCGCGCTCTCAGGTGGATCGCCGAGGGCGATGAGGAATGGAACAACGAATTCGCTGATCTAAAGCGTGTGTATTTAGGCGGGGACAGCGCGGGCGGGAATATAGTGCACAACATCGCAATGCGGGTCGGGTCGGAGAATCCGGAGGGTTTTGACTTGCAAGGGATTTTCCTGAATTGCCCCTTCTTCGGGGGAGTCGATCCGATTGGGTGCGAAACGGCGGAGGAGTTCAAGAAGAGGACGGAGTTTTTCCAGAATATGTGGGGTTTTGTTTGCCCAAGCTTGAAGGATCGCGACGAGGGATGGGTGAACCCGGGTAAGGACCCGAAGATATCGGGTTTGGGTTGCGGAAAAGTTCTTGTTTATGTTGCGGGGAATGATTCGCTCAAGGCTAGAGGGTGGTATTACAAGGAGGTGCTGAGTAATTGTGGATGGAAGGGAGAAATCGAGTGTGTTGAGGTTGCCGGTGAAGATCACGTTTTTAGTGTGTTTGGTCCAGATAATAAGGCTGGTATCGATATGATTAAGAAAGTGGCTTTCTTTATTAATCACTGA